A part of Gossypium hirsutum isolate 1008001.06 chromosome A07, Gossypium_hirsutum_v2.1, whole genome shotgun sequence genomic DNA contains:
- the LOC107955701 gene encoding protein VACUOLELESS1, which translates to MANVSVAAEWQLLYNRYYRKPELYPLRWKNIDLSRNKVACAPFGGPIAVIRDDSKIVQLYSESALRKLRIFSSSGVLISDTVWKNPGGRLIGMSWTEDQTLICIVQDGTVYRYNIHAEPIEPNVTLGKECFEQNVVECIFWGNGVVCLTEGGLLFCIPDFKVMRPCQLAETGAEDLPNCMAVIEPKYTVSGNVEVLVGVGDGILIVDEDGVQRVDGEAVQGPVQKMVVSWDGKYLAIFTHDGRILVTDINFKGVLLEYNCESALPPEQLAWCGLDSVLLYWDDTPLLMVGPRGDPVHYFYDEPLLLIPECDGVRILSNTSLEFLQRVPDSTVSIFKIGSTSPAALLYDALDHFDRRSAKADENLRLIQSSLPEAVEACIDAAGHEFDVSRQRTLLRAASYGQAFCSTFQRDRIQEMCKTLRVLNAVRDPEIGILLSINQYKLLTPSVLIARLINAHRHLLALRISEYVGMNQEVVIMHWACSKITASLAIPDATLLEILLDKLKLCRGISYAAVAAHADKNGRRKLAAMLVEYEPRSSKQVPLLLSIGEEDTALMKATESGDTDLVYLVLFHIWQKRPPLEFFGMIQARPLPRDLFISYARCYKHEFLKDFFLSTGQLQEVAFLLWKESWELGKNPMASKGSPLHGPRIKLIDKAQHLFAETKEHTFESKAAEEHAKLLRIQHELEVSTKQAIFVDSSISDTIRTCIVLGNHRAAMKVKTEFKVSEKRWYWLKVFALATIRDWEALEKFSKEKRPPIGYRPFVEACIDADEKGEALKYIPKLADLRERAEAYARIGMAKEAADAASQAKDGELLGRLKLTFAQNAAASSLFDTLRDRLSFQGVS; encoded by the exons ATGGCCAATGTTTCAGTAGCTGCAGAATGGCAGCTCCTCTATAACCGCTACTACCGCAAGCCCGAGCTCTACCCTTTGAGATGGAAAAACATTGACTTATCCCGCAACAAGGTCGCCTGTGCTCCCTTCGGTGGCCCGATCGCCGTCATCCGCGACGATTCCAAGATCGTCCAGCTCTATTCCGAATCAGCTCTCCGGAAGCTTCGCATCTTCTCTTCCTCCGGCGTCCTGATCTCCGATACCGTATGGAAAAACCCCGGCGGTCGTCTCATCGGCATGTCCTGGACCGAAGACCAAACCCTAATCTGCATCGTCCAAGACGGCACCGTTTACCGCTACAACATCCACGCCGAGCCGATCGAACCCAACGTAACGCTCGGAAAAGAGTGTTTCGAGCAAAACGTGGTGGAATGCATTTTTTGGGGAAACGGCGTTGTGTGCTTGACCGAAGGAGGGTTGTTGTTTTGCATCCCCGATTTTAAGGTGATGCGTCCCTGCCAGCTTGCGGAGACGGGGGCGGAGGATTTGCCCAATTGCATGGCGGTTATCGAGCCAAAATACACGGTTTCGGGGAATGTGGAAGTGTTGGTCGGCGTTGGTGATGGTATTTTGATTGTGGATGAAGATGGAGTACAGAGAGTGGATGGGGAAGCGGTTCAGGGTCCGGTTCAGAAAATGGTTGTTTCTTGGGATGGCAAATATTTGGCCATTTTTACGCATGATGGGCGGATTTTGGTGACGGATATTAATTTCAAGGGAGTTTTGTTGGAGTATAATTGTGAG TCAGCTCTTCCTCCAGAGCAGCTAGCTTGGTGTGGACTGGATAGTGTACTTCTATATTGGGATGATACACCATTGTTGATGGTGGGCCCTCGGGGAGATCCAGTGCATTACTTTTACGATGAGCCACTGCTTTTGATCCCAGAGTGTGATGGAGTGAGGATTTTATCGAACACAAGTTTGGAGTTTCTGCAACGGGTTCCAGATTCTACTGTATCTATATTCAAAATTGGTAGCACATCACCAGCTGCATTGCTTTATGATGCCTTGGATCATTTTGACCGGAGAAGTGCCAAG GCAGATGAAAATTTGAGATTGATTCAGTCATCCTTGCCTGAGGCTGTTGAAGCCTGCATTGATGCTGCTGgtcatgaatttgatgtttcaCGTCAAAGAACTCTATTAAGAGCTGCAAGCTATGGACAAGCTTTCTGCAG TACTTTTCAACGTGATCGCATTCAGGAGATGTGTAAAACCTTGCGGGTCTTAAATGCTGTGCGTGATCCTGAGATTGGCATCCTTCTCAGTATTAATCAATATAAG TTGCTTACACCATCTGTGCTGATTGCTCGTTTGATTAATGCCCATCGCCACCTTCTTGCACTACGGATATCAGAGTATGTTGGAATGAATCAA GAGGTGGTGATAATGCATTGGGCATGCTCGAAGATAACAGCTTCATTAGCAATTCCAGATGCCACTCTCTTAGAAATTCTCCTTGATAAG CTAAAATTATGCAGAGGGATATCATATGCAGCAGTTGCTGCTCATGCAGATAAGAATGGCCGGCGAAAGTTAGCTGCTATGCTTGTTGAGTATGAACCTCGCTCCTCTAAACAG GTGCCGCTTCTGTTAAGCATAGGAGAAGAAGATACTGCTTTGATGAAGGCAACAGAAAGCGGTGACACTGACCTTGTCTATCTTGTTCTTTTCCATATCTGGCAAAAG AGGCCACCTTTGGAGTTCTTTGGAATGATTCAGGCTAGACCCCTACCACGTGATTTGTTTATATCTTATGCAAG GTGCTATAAGCATGAATTTTTGAAAGATTTCTTTCTTTCGACTGGACAACTTCAA GAAGTTGCATTTCTTTTGTGGAAGGAGTCATGGGAACTTGGAAAAAATCCAATGGCAAGCAAAGGATCCCCGCTTCATGGTCCACGCATAAAACTAATTGACAAGGCCCAGCATCTTTTTGCAGAAACCAAGGAACATACCTTTGAGTCCAAGGCTGCTGAGGAGCATGCAAAGTTGTTGAG AATACAACATGAGTTAGAAGTAAGTACAAAGCAGGCCATATTTGTTGATTCAAGTATCAGTGATACTATACGTACATGTATTGTTCTGGGGAATCATCGTGCTGCAATGAAAGTGAAGACCGAGTTCAAG GTTTCTGAGAAGAGGTGGTATTGGCTTAAAGTTTTTGCTTTGGCTACAATTAGAGATTGGGAGGCTCTTGAGAAGTTCTCAAAAGAGAAGAGACCACCAATTG GTTATAGGCCATTTGTTGAGGCATGCATTGATGCTGATGAGAAAGGTGAAGCTCTAAAATATATACCCAAGCTTGCTGATCTCCGTGAAAGGGCCGAG GCATATGCTAGGATTGGCATGGCCAAAGAAGCTGCTGATGCAGCTTCTCAAGCAAAAGATGGTGAATTGCTGGGTAGATTGAAATTAACATTTGCACAAAATGCAGCAGCTTCCTCACTTTTTGACACTCTTCGGGATCGATTGTCATTCCAAGGTGTttcatag
- the LOC107955698 gene encoding uncharacterized protein: MADHGFIGRSPMSHAANGDQRYMERVSSTLFLNGFEVGTLTTTATQGKREDPSAPHPLPRPLVEPQGCDGHQIGKRTPERTQMANRRVWACQTHGGSICRWWCARRPLVGRVCC, translated from the exons ATGGCCGACCATGGATTCATTGGGAGATCCCCCATGTCCCATGCCGCGAACGGCGACCAGCGCTACATGGAAAGGGTCTCTTCGACCCTCTTTTTGAACGGGTTTGAAGTAGGAACACTCACGACCACAGCAACGCAAGGGAAAAGGGAGGACCCATCGGCTCCTCACCCTCTGCCACGGCCGTTGGTCGAACCCCAGGGGTGCGACGGCCATCAGATCGGCAAAAGGACACCGGAGCGCACCCAAATGGCTAATCGAAG GGTATGGGCGTGTCAGACGCATGGAGGGAGCATATGCCGGTGGTGGTGCGCGAGGCGGCCATTGGTTGGCCGAGTGTGCTGCTGA